The following are encoded together in the Acidobacteriota bacterium genome:
- a CDS encoding peptidylprolyl isomerase, with translation MKTALILAFVAAGSVAAPAAAPPEQTKPAEAAKPAEPAKAAEPDHIQVQHILIGFKGSVPGKNITRSLEDAKTLAYQLLERARKGEDFDALVKEYTNDMPPGIYSMSNNGVANNPGEFPRGRMVPAFGNTGFPLKVGDIGIADYDQKNSPYGYHIVKRLK, from the coding sequence TTGAAGACCGCACTCATTCTCGCTTTTGTCGCGGCCGGGAGCGTCGCCGCACCGGCGGCCGCGCCGCCCGAGCAGACCAAGCCCGCCGAGGCGGCCAAGCCCGCCGAGCCCGCGAAGGCGGCCGAGCCGGATCACATCCAGGTGCAGCACATCCTGATCGGCTTCAAGGGATCGGTCCCCGGAAAGAACATCACGAGATCGCTCGAGGACGCGAAGACTCTGGCGTATCAGCTTCTCGAGCGCGCCCGGAAGGGCGAGGATTTCGACGCGCTGGTCAAGGAGTACACGAACGACATGCCGCCGGGCATCTACTCCATGTCGAACAACGGCGTCGCCAACAACCCCGGGGAGTTTCCCCGCGGGAGGATGGTCCCCGCCTTCGGCAACACCGGCTTCCCGCTGAAGGTCGGCGACATCGGCATCGCGGACTACGACCAGAAGAACAGCCCCTACGGATATCACATCGTCAAGCGACTCAAGTAG
- a CDS encoding DUF1326 domain-containing protein, which produces MARRPLIAALGVLLLVTAATLAAEAPKAEAKTPWKITGQLEEACSCNAACPCWFGSKPTRMSCGGGEFVFIQKGTYGATQLDGLAYGFMGESPDNESMMDSMGNWKFAYLYIDEKGSKEQQAALRDIAAHTLPAEASKKTEIRVVPIAREIKGKEHKVTLGQYGTFTGHLIEGGLGGSTKITNPPGADPIHKTYEQGATAELKYTDAGANYDYTGSNYMYGTFEVNNEQYEKWTAGLMQKMKAMQKETKK; this is translated from the coding sequence ATGGCACGTCGTCCGCTCATCGCAGCACTGGGTGTCCTTCTACTCGTCACGGCAGCCACCCTTGCGGCCGAGGCGCCGAAGGCCGAGGCGAAGACCCCCTGGAAGATCACGGGGCAGCTCGAGGAAGCCTGCTCGTGCAACGCCGCCTGTCCCTGCTGGTTCGGCTCGAAGCCCACGCGCATGTCGTGCGGCGGTGGCGAGTTCGTCTTCATCCAGAAGGGGACGTACGGTGCCACCCAGCTTGACGGACTCGCGTACGGGTTCATGGGCGAGAGCCCGGACAATGAGTCGATGATGGACTCGATGGGGAACTGGAAGTTCGCCTACCTCTACATCGACGAGAAGGGGAGCAAGGAGCAGCAGGCCGCCCTTCGCGACATCGCGGCGCACACCCTTCCGGCCGAGGCGTCGAAGAAGACCGAGATTCGAGTTGTTCCGATCGCGCGCGAGATCAAGGGGAAGGAGCACAAGGTCACGCTCGGGCAGTACGGCACCTTCACCGGGCACCTGATCGAGGGAGGCCTCGGCGGCAGCACGAAGATCACCAACCCTCCGGGCGCCGATCCGATCCACAAGACCTACGAGCAGGGGGCCACCGCCGAGCTGAAGTACACCGACGCGGGCGCGAACTACGACTACACGGGCTCCAACTACATGTACGGCACCTTCGAGGTGAACAACGAGCAGTACGAGAAGTGGACCGCCGGCCTCATGCAGAAGATGAAGGCCATGCAGAAGGAAACGAAGAAGTAG
- the arsS gene encoding arsenosugar biosynthesis radical SAM protein ArsS (Some members of this family are selenoproteins.), with product MRTLKQRDNPLASAREQVRRLQAPGEVARFEDRIARAGLQPLAASGITTFQINVGKVCNQTCRHCHVDAGPDRREVMTPETAELCMAALARTDIPTVDITGGAPELSPSFRYLVEESRRLGRSVIDRCNLTVLLIPSQADLAAFLASHRVEIIASLPSFSSSQTDAQRGEGVFDKSIEALHLLNGLGYGREGTGLSLNLVTNPVGAFLPAGQRSQEAHFKAKLAREHGVVFNRLYTITNMPISRFLEFLIESGNYEGYMERLATAFNSAAAEGVMCRYTLSVGWDGRLYDCDFNQMLDLTVDHGAPTHIRDFDAASLSRRRIVTGNHCYGCTAGSGSSCGGSIA from the coding sequence ATCCGAACGCTCAAACAGCGGGACAATCCTCTCGCCTCCGCGAGGGAGCAGGTGCGCCGTCTCCAGGCGCCGGGCGAGGTCGCCCGGTTCGAGGATCGGATCGCCCGGGCCGGCCTGCAGCCTCTGGCGGCGAGCGGCATCACCACCTTTCAGATCAACGTCGGCAAGGTGTGCAATCAGACGTGCCGCCACTGCCACGTCGACGCCGGCCCCGATCGCCGCGAGGTCATGACGCCGGAGACGGCCGAGCTGTGCATGGCCGCCCTCGCGCGCACCGACATCCCCACCGTCGATATCACCGGCGGCGCTCCCGAGCTGAGCCCGAGCTTCCGCTACCTCGTCGAGGAGTCGCGCCGCCTCGGCCGGAGCGTCATCGATCGCTGCAACCTGACGGTTCTCCTGATCCCGTCGCAGGCCGACCTCGCGGCCTTTCTCGCCTCCCACAGGGTGGAGATCATCGCCTCCCTGCCGTCGTTCTCGTCGTCCCAGACCGACGCGCAGCGGGGCGAAGGGGTCTTCGACAAGTCGATCGAGGCGCTGCATCTCTTGAACGGGCTCGGCTACGGCCGGGAGGGGACGGGGCTCTCGCTCAACCTCGTGACGAACCCCGTGGGGGCCTTCCTTCCGGCGGGGCAGAGGTCCCAGGAGGCGCACTTCAAGGCGAAGCTCGCGCGCGAGCACGGCGTCGTCTTCAACCGGCTCTACACCATCACGAACATGCCGATCAGCCGCTTCCTCGAGTTCCTGATCGAGTCGGGGAACTACGAGGGGTACATGGAGCGGCTCGCCACCGCATTCAACTCCGCGGCGGCCGAAGGGGTCATGTGCCGCTACACCCTCTCCGTCGGGTGGGACGGCCGCCTGTACGACTGCGACTTCAACCAGATGCTGGATCTCACCGTCGATCACGGCGCGCCCACGCACATCCGGGACTTCGACGCGGCGTCGCTCTCCCGGCGGCGGATCGTCACCGGGAACCACTGCTACGGCTGCACGGCCGGCTCGGGCTCGTCCTGCGGCGGGAGCATCGCGTGA
- a CDS encoding carboxymuconolactone decarboxylase family protein, giving the protein METYYHPKDLGHFADMAKGNPALWEKFMAYYSAVFAEGALTEREKALIALAVAHTVQCPYCIDAYTQASLEKGSNVEEMTEAVHVACAIRGGSSLVHGVQMRNVAAKISM; this is encoded by the coding sequence ATGGAGACCTACTACCATCCGAAAGACCTCGGACACTTCGCCGACATGGCGAAGGGCAACCCCGCGCTGTGGGAGAAGTTCATGGCCTACTACAGCGCCGTCTTCGCGGAAGGGGCGCTCACCGAGCGGGAGAAGGCCCTGATCGCGCTTGCGGTCGCGCACACCGTCCAGTGCCCCTACTGCATCGACGCGTACACGCAGGCGTCGCTCGAGAAGGGATCGAACGTCGAGGAGATGACCGAGGCGGTGCACGTGGCCTGCGCCATCCGCGGCGGATCCTCCCTCGTCCATGGCGTGCAGATGCGGAACGTGGCCGCGAAAATCTCGATGTAG